A region from the Triticum aestivum cultivar Chinese Spring chromosome 3D, IWGSC CS RefSeq v2.1, whole genome shotgun sequence genome encodes:
- the LOC123076033 gene encoding jacalin-related lectin 3-like: MEKNATSEKMIIKAERPGAAAAVITVDVDPVALNCPKCLRPLEPPVFQVAAGHVVCSTCHGDLPDKDKRVSCFVNSGFSRCFIPTSYGRCLALERILQSIRVSCTHGCVAAKMLYHEKAEHQKTCAVSSTAVEQQAVLLQQGPPGACSYELVLPKVLPTSRASVTVTIAGDDVGRKKIPGSGKGSMGSLVRTGPCGGIGGNVRETSMSDVNRIVQVIVRHWNAVDAISVMYERKGKEAWADRWGGEGGKPSTFSLQQDEYLTSVHGHYGQFKDFVVIRSLTFVSNLRSYGPYGKEDGVPFALHAGPGGKIMGFHARSGQFLDAIGTYVKMDNY; the protein is encoded by the exons ATGGAAAAGAACGCCACATCCGAGAAGATGATCATCAAAGCAGAGAGGCCAGGCGCCGCGGCCGCGGTGATCACTGTGGACGTCGATCCGGTGGCTCTGAATTGCCCCAAATGTCTTCGTCCCCTCGAACCTCCTGTGTTCCAGGT GGCGGCAGGCCACGTCGTTTGCTCGACCTGCCACGGCGACCTCCCGGACAAGGACAAGCGCGTGTCGTGCTTTGTCAACTCGGGCTTCAGCCGCTGCTTCATCCCGACGAGCTACGGCCGCTGCTTGGCCCTAGAGCGCATCCTGCAATCCATCCGTGTCTCCTGCACACACGGCTGCGTCGCCGCCAAGATGCTCTACCACGAGAAGGCGGAGCACCAGAAGACGTGCGCCGTATCATCAACCGCCGTGGAGCAGCAGGCTGTGCTCCTGCAGCAAGGTCCCCCGGGTGCCTGCAGCTACGAGCTTGTTTTGCCCAAGGTTCTGCCGACCTCCCGGGCTAGCGTCACCGTCACCATCGCCGGTGATGACGTCGGGAGGAAGAAGATCCCCGGTAGTGGCAAGGGATCAATG GGATCGTTGGTGAGGACGGGTCCTTGCGGCGGCATCGGTGGCAACGTCAGGGAGACAAGCATGTCGGATGTCAACCGAATCGTCCAGGTCATCGTCCGCCACTGGAACGCCGTGGACGCCATTTCCGTCATGTACGAGCGGAAGGGCAAGGAGGCGTGGGCCGACAGGTGGGGTGGCGAAGGCGGCAAGCCCTCCACG TTCAGTCTGCAGCAGGACGAGTACCTGACAAGCGTCCATGGCCACTACGGCCAATTCAAGGACTTTGTAGTCATAAGATCGCTGACGTTTGTCAGCAACCTTCGCAGCTACGGGCCGTACGGGAAGGAGGACGGCGTGCCATTCGCGCTCCACGCCGGCCCCGGTGGCAAGATTATGGGCTTCCATGCGCGATCGGGCCAATTCCTCGACGCGATTGGCACCTATGTGAAGATGGACAATTATTGA
- the LOC123073731 gene encoding jacalin-related lectin 3-like has protein sequence MQRHAGDELTISVDPDTLDCPICFHTLRPPVFQCGAGHMVCQSCRDRLQPSSKCPACSVTTGFGRCYAVKRILRSVRVPCPNTARGCAVRTSLHEREEHEKSCASILQTMFLLRHGLSTVTINDKAKAGEVVRMGPCGGVGGNDRKIGMVGDVRRIVQVAVRHCRAVDAIRVTYMRKDREETELWGGKGGMTTVFRLQQDEYLTSVEGHYSHFNGNVVIRSLKFASNLRTHGPYGNACGVWFSLPAGAGCRIIGFHARCDDQYLHAIGTYVKMDDRAS, from the exons ATGCAGAGGCACGCCGGCGATGAGCTCACCATCTCCGTCGACCCAGACACTCTCGACTGCCCCATCTGCTTCCACACCCTCAGGCCTCCGGTGTTCCAGTGCGGGGCCGGGCACATGGTCTGCCAGTCCTGCCGCGACAGGCTCCAGCCCAGCAGCAAGTGCCCCGCGTGCTCCGTCACCACCGGCTTCGGCCGCTGCTACGCCGTCAAGCGTATCCTGCGCTCCGTCCGCGTCCCTTGCCCCAACACAGCGCGCGGCTGCGCTGTCCGGACGTCCCTCCATGAGCGGGAGGAGCACGAGAAGTCGTGCGCGTCGATCTTACAGACCATGTTCCTCCTGCGCCACGGCCTGTCCACCGTCACCATCAATGACAAAGCAAAG GCCGGAGAGGTTGTCAGGATGGGCCCttgcggcggcgtcggcggcaacGACAGAAAGATAGGCATGGTGGGCGATGTGAGACGCATTGTCCAGgtcgccgtccgccactgccgcgCCGTTGACGCCATTCGCGTAACGTACATGCGGAAAGACCGGGAGGAGACTGAGCTGTGGGGAGGGAAAGGCGGCATGACTACGGTG TTCCGTCTGCAGCAGGACGAATACCTGACGAGCGTGGAAGGCCACTACAGCCACTTCAATGGCAACGTCGTCATCAGGTCGCTCAAGTTCGCCAGCAACCTTCGCACCCACGGGCCGTACGGGAACGCGTGCGGCGTGTGGTTCTCGCTCCCAGCGGGCGCCGGCTGCAGGATCATCGGCTTCCATGCGCGGTGTGACGACCAGTACCTCCACGCCATTGGCACCTACGTCAAGATGGATGACCGTGCATCGTGA
- the LOC123076034 gene encoding E3 ubiquitin-protein ligase SINA-like 10, with the protein MEKTVTKAERRHGRSTSASTELISVDVDRKVLGCPRCLRPFLPPVFQCAAGHLICSTCHGDLPDKGKCVSCFINTGYTRCFIPTSYSRCHAVDHIVRSVHVACLYTVYGCTAKILYHEKAEHEKTCPNMYGFGGLPGRVVKMGPCGGAGGDARDMNPRFVDRITNVILRHGAAIYAIAVLVQEDEHLIRNTGHDTTTVVNEKIEIYFGILDVGQSSNLLLGATFS; encoded by the exons ATGGAGAAGACCGTCACCAAAGCCGAGCGGCGGCACGGCCGGAGCACGTCGGCCTCCACCGAGTTGATTTCGGTCGATGTGGATCGGAAGGTTCTTGGCTGCCCTCGATGCCTACGCCCCTTCCTACCTCCAGTTTTCCAG TGCGCTGCTGGACATCTGATTTGTTCGACCTGCCACGGCGACCTCCCGGACAAGGGCAAGTGCGTTTCCTGCTTCATCAACACGGGCTACACACGGTGCTTCATTCCCACAAGCTACAGCCGCTGCCATGCCGTCGACCATATCGTTCGATCCGTCCATGTTGCTTGCCTCTACACCGTCTACGGGTGCACTGCCAAGATCCTCTACCATGAGAAGGCGGAGCACGAGAAGACGTGCCCCAACATGTATGGCTTCGGCGGCCTTCCCGGACGGGTTGTGAAGATGGGCCCTTGCGGTGGCGCAGGTGGCGACGCCAGAGACATGAACCCGCGCTTCGTCGACCGTATCACTAATGTGATCCTCCGCCACGGTGCTGCGATCTACGCCATAGCGGTGTTGGTCCAGGAGGACGAGCACCTGATTAGGAACACCG GCCATGATACTACCACTGTAGTGAATGAAAAAATCGAGATCTATTTTGGCATCCTGGATGTTGGACAAAGTTCAAATTTGCTTCTTGG GGCGACATTCAGTTAG